The following DNA comes from Erigeron canadensis isolate Cc75 chromosome 3, C_canadensis_v1, whole genome shotgun sequence.
AATACCTTGTAGAAGACGAGATTGGGTAactattgaattttttttacattcaaTTAATTACTATAACTTTTCAATTTCTACTTAGGTAATTAGAATATTAGGACGGAGGTATATGACTTGAATTATATCTGGAAGTTATAATTACTTAATTGGACAACCAACTACAGTTCTGATCTTTTCTTTGCTACATTAAGTTTCCCATTAGATTTAATACATTAGCATCTCATGATGTATATGTCATATGCTCACATCTTAAGCCATCTAAAACATAGATGCCTTTCGATAAAAATTGAACTTAATGGTAAACTAAATGATTTTGTTGACGAGTTACCTAGCTAAAGTTAAATAATTAGCTGAATGGACTTTAAAAGATATAGTTACATAGGTGGACAATTCGCTACATGGCTACTTTATGGCATTTATCCTTAATTTATAGTTTCCATGTGGATTAGAAAGTAGCATTTTGTGTACAGTCTATGTACCAATTTAGTATATGATGATGCACATGTTTGGTGTAGTCTTTGGGTGCTGTTTCACTGAAACCTCGCAACAAGAAGATTATAAAGTTTATGTGGGCAACATAATTAGTCAGTTTAAGGAAAATTATCCTGAATCTTCAATCATGATTCTTGATTTTCGGGAGGAAGAGAAAGAAAGTAGGATTGCCTCAATTTTGTCAGAATATGAGAATATAACTAAAATCGACTATCCAACGCAATATGAAGGCTGTCCACTGCCCTCAATGGAGGTGATTCACCATTTTTTAAAATCGAGTGAAAACTGGCTCTCACTTGcacaagaaaattttcttattaTGCACTCCGAGCTTGGTGGTTGGCCTGTTTTGGCATTCATGGTTGCTGCTCTCTCGCTCTACagaaatttttttacttttgataaCAAGGCCTTGGAGATGGTTCATAAGCAAGCTCCTCAGGCTTTGTTATCTGAAATGTTACCGATGAATCCTGTACCTTCTCAGTTGAGGTATTTACAGTATGTCTTAAGGAGGAATGCTGATACAAAATGGCCCCCAACAGAGAAGGCACTCACTTTGGATTGTGTTATAATGAGAATGATTCCAGATTTTGATGGAAAAGGTGGTTGCTGCCCAATATTCAGGATCTATGGGCGTGATCCTTTGCTGCATGTTGATAAAAACCCCAAACTTTTATTCTCAACTCCAAGAAGATGTAAGAATATCCGATACTACAATCAGGTAAGATGTCCTATGTTTTTCCCGTGTTACTTATTATGAAATTTGGCTTCTTATGCTTAATGATTATAAGTCCAAGGCACTCTAAATCTGCTAACTTTAGCTGATATTTGTGATTTGTTGAATGCATGTACTACCTTTAGAAAATGTGGATGTAGCACATATAGTATTGCATGAGCTACTTTATTTTGAAGTTGTGGGTCGTGTAGAATCACCTATATGCCATCTATAATCTTTGAAGCAACAATATCCTTCTTGGTTTAAGTAGTTGTTGGTGATTATTAAGTAGTTCTTGCATGTTGTTGAGGAAGTAAGTGAATTTAAAAGCCGAAGGTTGAAAATCATTCTTGATCATCCTTTGGGAGCTTGAGTCACATTCTTTAGAGGTAATGCTATagtatgaaaaatttaaagataatagATTATAGATTTATCATACAAGTACTCTGCTTAGTATCTATTGCTTATCTGTATGCTTCCATGTTGTAACTTGtattaactttctttttttcgAAAAGCAAAATTTCTATTTTCATCTCACAAAGTACAAAGTGCAATGCTTATAATCTTCCATGAAGGATATAATGAAGGGTCCCCATGTCTGCACACACATACAGATTGTAGTTGACCAAGTAcacttacaaaacaaacaaaaacatcatGAAGTGTATCTATTATCTAGATAAGCAATCCTTAGGCATTTGCAGCAACCTGGAGCCATTTGCCACAATTTCCGACCCATAATATTAGTACAAGTTAATGCTGGATAATTAAAATAGTCTACCATCCATTTGGAATTATAAGGTTTATGTCGTTTTCTACGCTTCAATTGTGTGTCAATACATACTACGTGTGACACTTGTTGTAAATAGATGGCACTCTGTAGGTTTGGAGAATAATTAGCACTCCTGTTAGGGAATTAGATATATGCTTAGGGCTTAGTAGTAATGTCACAttaattagtattatatatatatttggtctTAACATGAGTGCTCGTGCCCAGCTTACTCGCTGCATCTTATGggttaaaaagataaatttcgTTGTTTTGATGGAACACAAAAAAAATGTCCTGAATTAATTATATAGACCTATTTGTTTATAATCTATTcaaaatacatattatatatatatatatgaaaagcaTAACTCTATGTTATGATTGTTGAGCAACAAAAGACAGAATAAGATTGAGATTTTATAGTGTATCTCAATTTTATCTCAATTGACTTCTCAGGTAATCATTACGATCGATATCATCTATCAACATGTTCACCTTGAATATCGAGTGTATttgatgaaagtaaaaaaaaacatgatattaTGGTGTGATCCATGATTTAAAAAGGAAATAACTACCAATTTAGATTCATCAAGCTAACCTAGTAGAGTATGTTCTTTGATGAATTGACTCGTCCATTGGAAAACTCTTATATAAATTGAAGATTGACttaaatttagatataaatagttattgaTAAATATGGATCGAAGCAAAGTAGAAAATTGCAGTTCTTAAATTGTAGTTACTAGGCTGCACCCAAAAGCAATTAATATGTCccctattttatatatatatatatatggtttagtTACATGGAGAACCAGTACATTGTTACTCAAGATTTAGTTTTTGAATTATGATGGAAGCTTTAGGAAGGTGTCTGATATTTTAATGGTCGTAGGGTCTTATGcgcttttttaatatttttattttaggaaCTCTTTTTGCTTACTTCTAGGGAATTAAATGAAATCGTTGTTACGTTTTCCTTTACAGCTTTGATCCATTGATAAGGAAATAGTTTTGATTCTTTTCACAACAAGAAATGTTATTCCCTCTTAAAAATCCTTTTCAATTCCTTATATAGTCAGATTTTTGTGGATGATTGTGCAGGTGATCAAATTCTAATTATTAAAATGATATCTATACAATTGATTTGCTTACAAAACTTAATCTGGACAATCTAGGAATATCAATGTGTATCTGCATGTTTAGAAAAGTGtagtaatatatttttaaatgtagCAAATCGTATCGGCAAATGGGAAATATGATTTTCAAAAAATGTATGTTTGAAGGTTAtacttcattttcaaaattgaGTAGGATTAAAGTTGAAATTCTAGCTCTCTATGCACCATCTTTTCTTAAATATATCTTATATCTCTTGATGTATCTGGTTATTTTCTATCTTGTCTTGCTAAATAATTCAGTTTAGTGATATTTCCTCACCCTCGCTTGTATATAACATGGTTGTCTTTCTGATGTATGGCATGCACTATAGGCAGAATGTGAACTtgttaaaattgatattaaatgcaACATTCAAGGTGATGTTGTGCTGGAGTGTATTAACTTACATGATGATATGGTGAAAGAAAATATCATGTATCGTGCGATGTTCAACACAGCTTTTATCAAATCAAACGTCTTGATGCTTAATCGAGATGAAATTGACATATACTGGGATGCTAAGGATCAATTTCATAAGGATTTTAAAGCTGAGGTATTTAGCATACATCTAACATAAAACATTCATATATGTTTCCTTCCATACACAAATAATATGAGTTTATATTGTAAAAAGCTTCTTTTCTCGGAAATGGATACATCAGCCTCTCTAGTGCCAGTAGACTTGTCGTGTTTTGAGCCTGAGGGACTCCCGGTGGAAGCATTTACTAAAGTTAATGAAATGTTTAGCAATGGGGATTGGCTTGTTCCTAAAAGTGATGACGCTTTAGATAAGCTACACAAGATGCCATTGTCTGATATTTTTGAAGAAATGTTGGAAGCTAGCATGTATCAAAGAACTGAATCGAGTAAATTACTTCAGACTATTcctaaaataaataatcataatggagaaattaaatCAAGGAGCTCATCAGACTTAGAAGCCGTTGAACATAGAAGTATTTCCCTTCCCAcaaaattatcatcatcaaCTCAAACATCCTTGGACGGTTCAAAAAAGTCATTGTCTGTTTCATCTATGTCACCTCATATAATAGTGACATGTGCACATCCTTCTGTTTCTGGGAAACTTGAAACACAATTGCGTGACTCTACAAAAGATTCATCAGATCCTCCTATCCCACCATATGGTAAGGTTGGGCCTCCTcttccaccaccaccgccacctccAAAGAAGGAAACTGGTCCACCTCCACCGCCACCCCCTCCTCCCAATACCGTGACAGGACCTCCTCCACCTCCGCCACCGGCTCC
Coding sequences within:
- the LOC122591507 gene encoding formin-like protein 18, translated to MALLRKLLPKKPPDGLVWVFERIYVFGCCFTETSQQEDYKVYVGNIISQFKENYPESSIMILDFREEEKESRIASILSEYENITKIDYPTQYEGCPLPSMEVIHHFLKSSENWLSLAQENFLIMHSELGGWPVLAFMVAALSLYRNFFTFDNKALEMVHKQAPQALLSEMLPMNPVPSQLRYLQYVLRRNADTKWPPTEKALTLDCVIMRMIPDFDGKGGCCPIFRIYGRDPLLHVDKNPKLLFSTPRRCKNIRYYNQAECELVKIDIKCNIQGDVVLECINLHDDMVKENIMYRAMFNTAFIKSNVLMLNRDEIDIYWDAKDQFHKDFKAELLFSEMDTSASLVPVDLSCFEPEGLPVEAFTKVNEMFSNGDWLVPKSDDALDKLHKMPLSDIFEEMLEASMYQRTESSKLLQTIPKINNHNGEIKSRSSSDLEAVEHRSISLPTKLSSSTQTSLDGSKKSLSVSSMSPHIIVTCAHPSVSGKLETQLRDSTKDSSDPPIPPYGKVGPPLPPPPPPPKKETGPPPPPPPPPNTVTGPPPPPPPAPAAPKPPAPPVPPPPKSEAATTPPLPLASSNGNVKGCGGGAPPPPPSLSFETGISAPSPPPPTNKNRGFSRTTAVKTQPGKKLKPLHWSKLNKPSKDSMWADNGPSKCPAEIDMLELETLFSAASTNSDKVAAVTSKAAKPGKVKLIEFKRAYNCEIMLSKVKTPLNELMEYVLALDDTQIGLEMVENFIKYCPTKEEMEKLKGYTGEKNNLGPCEQFFLELMKVPRTEAKLKAFSYKIQFTSQVSELTKSLNMVFLSVEQIRSSVKLRRVMQTILSLGNALNQGTSRGAAVGFRLDSLLKLNETRSRNTKMTLMHYLCKVIADKLPELLDFSKELSSLEPASKIQLKILHEEMQTFAKGLDGVIHERKACNKEHASKRFRKNLKKFLASAEGEVKSLLSLYSGVVKSVEALIIYFGEDPVRCQYEQVISTLKEFMKLFNQSHDENCKQIEEEKKKAQKEAEQEKLKLQNQMKNESKLEENTNQDSTIRNTH